Proteins from one Gossypium raimondii isolate GPD5lz chromosome 8, ASM2569854v1, whole genome shotgun sequence genomic window:
- the LOC105791804 gene encoding phytochrome-interacting ankyrin-repeat protein 1: MTQGQSLRRNLSRRRSFRWGIDRDDRGWTMLHIGARKGDLIQVKQLLNEGVDVNVAAWGPKSQGVTPLHLAAEGGHLEVMDELLERGANIDARTKGACGWTPLHTAAKERKREAVKFLIENGAFLPDDINDCRFNPPLHYCPGLEWAYEEMKRLQRDGSSSAGETSYSSEN, encoded by the exons ATGACCCAAGGACAGTCTTTGCGGAGAAATCTGTCAAGAAGGCGCTCGTTTAGGTGGGGGATTGATAGGGATGATAGAGGTTGGACAATGCTACACATCGGAGCCCGTAAAGGTGACCTCATTCAg GTCAAGCAACTGCTCAACGAAGGTGTGGATGTAAATGTGGCTGCATGGGGCCCCAAATCCCAAGGTGTCACCCCACTCCATCTTGCTGCTGAGGGTGGCCACCTTGAAGTTATGGATGAACTGCTTGAACGTGGTGCTAATATTGATGCAAGAACTAAAGGTGCTTGTGGGT GGACGCCACTTCACACAGCAGCTAAAGAACGAAAGAGGGAAGCAGTGAAGTTCCTGATAGAGAATGGGGCATTTTTGCCAGATGATATCAATGATTGTAGATTTAATCCACCGCTCCATTACTGCCCTGGCCTTGAATGGGCATATGAGGAGATGAAGCGTCTTCAAAGAGATGGCTCTTCTTCAGCAGGGGAGACATCTTATAGCTCTGAAAATTGA